Genomic DNA from Prunus persica cultivar Lovell chromosome G1, Prunus_persica_NCBIv2, whole genome shotgun sequence:
atctctctctctctctctctctctctctctctctctctctctgtgaatAGATAGCTAGTGCTGACCATATGGGTTTGCCATCAATCTACAcgaccttttttctttttctcttttacttTATTTGTTCTTGGAGTTTAATGGGCAAAGCCATGACCCCTCCATGTGGTCTAAAAACTTTTTAGTCTAAGAGAATGCGATTTTCAAATGcatgtccttttcttttcctggcTTTTGTTGTACTCACATGGCGCAGCAGACCCATATGAAAAAAGttgataaattatataaaggCTTGGATGGAGAGAGggttgcttgcttgcttacaTTACATTACATGTAATGGTCAAGAAAATTAAAGGTGACAATACCCATCTATATATTCTGTTGGAGTATGCCATGACAGGTCACATGCGACTAATCATTTTATCTCATGTGTGCCACTATATATCTCTCTGTTGCTTCATTTTGCTGATAATATATTAGCCTTCATAGATTAATTAGAattattctctcttctttctctaatTTAAATTGTAGACAAATTAAGGGCTTACTATTCGTTTGCAAGCGGTGCGTAATTCTCAACCGTTTATTTTGATGAAAACACATGTATCTACCGTTGACAATTACGTAAGAACGACTCCCGATAACATATATCTTTATGATATTTATATCAAGAAGTGTAGAAATCTAATCACTGTCCCATCCCATCTTTTAAAATTATGTATTTAAACTGAGACgtgtgaaagaaagaaagaaagaaaaaactatttttcctattaatatatcatatatatatatatatatggtaatTTGAAAGCAACTAACCAAATCTTTTTAAGCTTGATTTCATGTAGATAAAGTGAGCAAAAAGaagatataattaaataaaaatggtggagaattaATAATGTAATTTGGTCCTGTTACCTAGCTGGAAGGAAcaaagatatttttttaaccTAACTAGCTAGTATAGTTACTAGGATAGCTGGCTAAACTCAATCAAACTAATCTGCAATTATCGTTGAAAAGCAAATTGCTTTAATGTTGTTAAATGTGGTTATTGTTGATAAAGCACAAACATGCATGCTTGGCCCaagtacaatatatatatatatatatgtatgtatataaagACCACATGCTGGCGACTAATGACAGGATGCTTTGTGGAGCCCGCATCATTAAATTTATGATTAGATTTTTCATGGAGTTTGGGCTAAGTTAAACATGTATTTTCTGTATCATTATTTTTGAGTGGGCTGGGACTAATTAATATGCACCATCTACAAGCTACtcatcttttgttttgtcatCATAGATCGATACAAAGATGATTGAATTGAATGAGATTTACATGTCGATGGTTAGTTTAGGCATGAACGGTTGTGGTATAGAGTTGTTAATATACAATGTAACAAGTTGTTTTACGGTCGGTTGTTGTTCATAGATGTATGAGTAGTTTATAACAGTTGACGCatatgaaatttaatttcGCCAACGATAATCGTGTGAGTAAGATGTGATAAAGCAAGACATGATATTAGtgataattttaaattaatatgaaACCTGAGATATGTTGATGTTGTCAAATGCATATGAGTAGATTGATGCATGCGGTCTGGTGGGTggtgggaaaaaaaacctCTAAACTTTGTAGCAAAGGCAGTTTGCTGTTGAATGTCGGATTGATTACACAATGTCAATGTTTGCTTAGCACTCAATAAGCACCATGTTTTTAGGTTAATTAGGTTGATCCATCCATCAAGATATTTGAAGTCATAAATACgtcattattatttattaattggaGAGTAATGGGGCTATGGATATTTATAGGCTTATACCTAGCTAGGTTATTGAAAATTGCAGAACGCcacacaaagaaaaaggggtTTCTACTCTTTGACAGTTGCATGTCCTGTACATAAAATACCTGACCCAAGAAAACGAAGCATTTGGTTGTGGAAAATTTGTGGTGTAAAAATTGGACTAAATGAGCGAGGGATATATGGAGAGAGGAATTAGGAGGAGAAATACTTAGTTGTATAGCACAGTTTTGCTATTTCTgtcaataatattatattatgtaaAAATGTTATCACGTGCATTAGAGCGTTATTGAGTGGAATACCATACGGTGTCCTCATTTTATGGAAGTTTAGCTTAATTAGGAGAGAGTAGAAGAAGGAGGACTAAAGAAGGCACATGGCTTGCATGTGTAGTCTGGTGTTGGTATGTCAATTGAAATGAATGCCACCATGTGCATCTTCTGCTCTGCTCCTCCTAACAAAAACACCGTCACACGCTTCATTTTCAAAACACTATCTCTATGACTCTATTCAGCAAATTGTTATTATTGTGgtacttttttattatttttgtcatgATATTCAAGGCCTTTAGCCTCATTCAATCACATCCCATCAaagtttctttctctttctccctccAAAACCCAATCCCACTGATAGTGATGAAACCCAGTCACTCGTGTGTATGTCTTGAATttgggtttctctctctctctctgtctgtgTGGAGAAGGAAGGCTCATACATATTATTTCAAATAGGGAAGGGAGGATGGAGACAAGGACACATGGCAAGCCTTGAGAGTGACACTAATCAGTAGTTGAGTGTGTGGAAACTTTTTATGATATTTAGAAGAgaggatttctcacacacaaacTGTCAAGATATCACGAGGATTCGAGATCACTTGCTTACAAATGAAGCCTTCAACTTTGATGTGAGCGAAACCGTAataacgaaaaaaaaaaaccctgtGGAAGTAGAAGCAGGAACAGGGGAAGGCAGGTTTGAGAGCGCAAAAGGGGGCACAGATATATTGGATGTGGGGACGACAAAGCCACATGATATTTGTAGTTTGTACCTCCTTTCTCTTCACTTCTCTCACATTAATGTATTGGCGCTTTCGGCAACTTTCCTCACTCTTCTTTTTACACCCTCCACGGCCCTACAGTCTGCTACAGTGCTAAGCATTTTTGCTCTTTCAGATATATATCTAGACTAAATGTAATGTATGACCAAAATTCCCCCCCTCACTCACACTCACAGTTTCCACCACTATATTCTTCATCATACATTTTTGTAACATATTGTTGTTCATATTGCCCCACACCCACATTCAAAAAGCTCTTGTCATTCCAAGTGTTTTTGAATGTGTGTCTCCAAAACTTCCAAATGACCAATCATCTCATCCCCATCTAAAACTAATCCAATCACTGTGGACACACTTGTAGCTTCAGCCTTCactaataaaatttcaacggctatctttttattctttctatttttttacacaaacaatattaaagaaaaggaaagcaaaTCTAGAATTTTGGGTGTATGGATATATTCAATTAACCATGTCAACTATAAGTCCCTTGCAACGACAGCTCCATTTTAACAAAACTGCTTATGAATAAGAGCATTGCTTCAAGCATAAGAACTTATATGAACACAAGTTATTAGGCATGTTACTAGTCATAACAATAGTTTGATTCCCTTCCTCCcctcttttaaataaaataaaataaaataaatataattatgaaaatataattatcCCAATAacagttgtatttttctaattccTTCTGTTGGTTTTTCGGCCTTCAACATGTGGAAACAAAACAACCAGTACAAACAAGTTAttctaaacccaaaaaacaagGTACAATTTGTAATGATAAGATTATCCTCTCATCAATTCAGAATATCCTTTTCAATTGAAAATTGTAGTATTCACTCGGTAGCTGGAGGTCCAAAGAATTCAACCAGATCCGTCAAaccataaacccaaaaaagaagaagtaccTAACTGTAATTATCCAATCATAATTCAGTTATTCTATTAgggttcttcatttttcttttttccaaagtAGTGTGTGAGATAGAAATAGAAttacttgaaaaagaaaaagagctaCTAGACATGTATTTAACAGGAGAAATGACAATTACTTGCACATGGAgcgaaaaagaaagagaaaagaaagggaaaaaagaaaagaaaaagaagaactgATTGACAGACAGACACATGGCAACTTGCCAAGGGCGTCTAATCAAGTGGAGCCGGCGGCGCCAGAAGTTGAACCGGAGAGCAGCTGGGCGAGCCGGCTCATGGCCCGGACCTGCATCTCCAGAGCTGCGATGTAATCAGTGGCTTCTTCTAGAATGACCGGCAACGGTTGCTTTCGGCAACCGGGAACCAACCGGCCCAGAACCCGGACTTTCTTCTGCACAGCTGGCAAACCCTTGCCTTTCAGCCGGTAAACGCTGAACTTGGGCTTCCTGGGTCGGGTCGAACCGGTACCCGACGCTGCAGCGGCGGATCTCTGTCGTTTATGCTGCCGGAACTTGATTTTTAGGCGGCTGGTGAGAATGGCGCGGCTCCAGCGCGTCCTGCCCTTGGCTGCGACGGCGAGAACTCTGTCGGCGGCTTCGCGCACGGCTCTGCCGCGGCgcggaggagaagaagaggaggggTTGGCGTTGGTGTTGGTGTTAGCGGTGTTGGGTGGGTTAATGGAGACTTGACTGAGCGCTTGAAGGAGCTTGGAAGAGTAGAGCTGCTGCTGGGCCTCGGATTTCCATTTGGTGTGGCTCTGGGCTTCTTGCTGCTGCTGGTGGTCTTGTTTGGCTtggattttcttcttctttttccttctaaaAGAGTCTCGAGCTCGATCGGAGTTTGTAATAGGAGTGGAAATCAGAGTGGACGCCATGGAGAGAAGAAGCAGAGGTGCAGAGATTCACTCTCTTTAATTAGCGAGGATTCCGAATCAAACACATAAATGGAATTGGAATGTTTGGTGATGGGGTTTGTGTTTTCGATTTTGCTGTTTGGAAAGGTTAAGCAAACAGAGAAATGGAATTGGAatgtttagagagagagagagagggagagaaagaaaggataAACGGAACGGAGGTGGTTGAGGTGTGGTGttgaggaagaggaaggacACTATTAAGAAGAGGAGGAACGGTGGGAAGATACTTATAAAGGAATCAAAAGACAGCACGCGTCATTTCCTTAAACACCCccactatttatttattgttgggaaatgtcattttttttatttaatgttctttttctttttctgataagGATTAAATGTTCTTATAACTCccccaaatttaaatttaaatttaaatcgttgagtatttttataatatattttttacaatCTAATACCCCGTAATACAATGGTTTCACCTTTATAAACGTATGTGGACAATTTTATACATTGAAACTTTTTATgattattttcatatattaattcattaaCTGGTATGAAAACATCAGAGATTTGAACTTTAAACTTATTTCAACATTTTGAAGGAGATATAACATTTTATATCGatatcatgttttttttttgggataaaaGAGAAATCATCATAAACCAACAAATTTGATCAGTTATGCATTGTATTCAACCTTTGCACTTTCTTTGTTTATGTccattttatgttgttttaaagCTATTAGGCCATAAACATGACAAAAAAATGTCCTGAAAGTTGCATGACATATCACATGTCCTCCATTTATTATGTTGTGACAAACAAAGTTTTGTATTGTCCTTTTACAATCAAGCTTTTTAGCGAAATGTAACAGAACATGTCCTCCAGAAGAATATATGTTATAGAACTATACTCAatggattatatatatatttttaatgagtGATGAAGCTTGCCGACGCATAAATATCAAAACCCTAAGAAACTTTGGTGAAGATAACTCAgcaaagtgaaaagaaaataagagaatGGACAACAATGCCAATCAGTTTAGACGCAACACCTGCCCATGAAAAGGAAAGCCATCCCAATAGCACAATTTAGCATTTGCAGAGGGggcaaaattaaaagaattatCAAGGACAACAATCTCCACA
This window encodes:
- the LOC18792268 gene encoding transcription factor bHLH147 yields the protein MASTLISTPITNSDRARDSFRRKKKKKIQAKQDHQQQQEAQSHTKWKSEAQQQLYSSKLLQALSQVSINPPNTANTNTNANPSSSSPPRRGRAVREAADRVLAVAAKGRTRWSRAILTSRLKIKFRQHKRQRSAAAASGTGSTRPRKPKFSVYRLKGKGLPAVQKKVRVLGRLVPGCRKQPLPVILEEATDYIAALEMQVRAMSRLAQLLSGSTSGAAGST